One Pseudonocardia abyssalis DNA segment encodes these proteins:
- a CDS encoding branched-chain amino acid ABC transporter permease codes for MLSTFLSQVVNGLILGSLIGLIALGYTMVYGIIQLINFAHGEIFMVGSYGGLAMFTYLLPTAIQNQWWFALPLLLVAGAAIAVIVAVLMERFAYRPLRNAPRLAPLITALGVSVALQEAVRVFYPNATAAVPFPKVFVEGTLAIPMGDGIVPIRYTGMLIIVVSLVLAFALNAFVNGSRMGRAMRATSQDRDVARLMGIDPDRVIVLTFVLGAALAGVAGILYGADLGLININIGLQNGLFAFTAAVLGGIGNIKGAVAGGLVIGLVKTLGGQYLPGGTPYDYVWIFVVLIAVLVFRPQGFFGETERVRA; via the coding sequence TTGCTGTCCACGTTCCTGTCCCAGGTCGTCAACGGCCTGATCCTGGGATCGTTGATCGGGCTGATCGCCCTGGGCTACACGATGGTCTACGGGATCATCCAGCTGATCAACTTCGCCCACGGAGAGATCTTCATGGTGGGCTCCTACGGGGGCCTGGCCATGTTCACCTACCTGCTCCCCACCGCGATCCAGAACCAGTGGTGGTTCGCGCTGCCGCTGTTGCTGGTCGCCGGCGCGGCGATCGCCGTGATCGTCGCGGTCCTGATGGAGCGCTTCGCCTACCGGCCCCTGCGTAACGCTCCCCGCCTCGCCCCGCTGATCACGGCCCTCGGTGTGTCCGTCGCGCTGCAGGAGGCCGTGCGGGTCTTCTACCCCAACGCCACCGCGGCCGTCCCGTTCCCCAAGGTGTTCGTCGAGGGGACGCTCGCGATCCCGATGGGCGACGGCATCGTGCCGATCCGCTACACGGGCATGCTGATCATCGTCGTGTCCCTCGTGCTGGCCTTCGCGCTCAACGCGTTCGTCAACGGCTCGCGGATGGGGCGCGCGATGCGGGCCACCTCGCAGGACCGCGACGTCGCGCGCCTCATGGGCATCGACCCCGACCGCGTCATCGTCCTGACCTTCGTCCTCGGTGCTGCCCTGGCCGGCGTCGCCGGCATCCTGTACGGCGCCGACCTCGGCCTGATCAACATCAACATCGGCCTGCAGAACGGCCTGTTCGCGTTCACCGCGGCCGTGCTCGGCGGGATCGGCAACATCAAGGGCGCCGTCGCGGGCGGTCTGGTGATCGGCCTGGTCAAGACGCTCGGTGGGCAGTACCTGCCGGGCGGCACCCCGTACGACTACGTCTGGATCTTCGTGGTCCTGATCGCCGTGCTGGTCTTCCGGCCACAGGGCTTCTTCGGCGAGACCGAGCGGGTGCGCGCATGA
- a CDS encoding branched-chain amino acid ABC transporter permease: protein MTTLEKAPAPAPTGRLAGLTAYATPLRAAGGVLTVVGAYLPWATFVLNDGAYPEQATLEFFTVPFGVTGFRLHLLLFGLAAIVLALVAVPAKGRIIRALGFGVVAMSVVNGLYIVAEGGGLGAVTVADGVAFGALAALVGGVLLVVGANAGGIEPQPVWTWRLNAWVERALLIVIFLLLLLLVAAVLTSGGQGGGASYAGAIFLSFLGAVGGLMAALSASGLFGWITALTERHRIYSVLLLLVTALLLPLTSAGTEYWMTVAATIGVYAATAIGLNIVVGLAGLLDLGYVAFLGIGAFVAANLSGAAASQIGITLPFPLVMIISAIVAGIFGAIVGSPTLRVRGDYLAIVTLAFGEIFVRSAQNNIGGLTGGSNAIPNIPPVSLFGNDFNEGLEIGGLELPPGFLYYVLIVLIISAVMVVFANLKFSRLGRAWIAIREDEDAARAMGIRTGPIKILAFLIGAMLAGLAGAFYAHKLGTVSYESFRFLESVTLLAAVILGGMGTIPGAVLGASVLFVLPEKLREFSEYRLLLFGIALVLIMRFRPQGIVPDAHRRAELAPETDPAIIAAEEKVAAEAKEHKS from the coding sequence ATGACCACACTGGAGAAGGCCCCGGCCCCGGCTCCGACGGGCCGCCTCGCGGGCCTCACCGCCTACGCCACGCCGTTGCGCGCGGCGGGTGGCGTGCTCACCGTGGTCGGCGCCTACCTGCCGTGGGCCACGTTCGTGCTCAACGACGGCGCCTACCCCGAGCAGGCCACGCTGGAGTTCTTCACGGTCCCCTTCGGGGTCACCGGGTTCCGGCTGCACCTGCTGCTGTTCGGGCTGGCGGCGATCGTGCTGGCGCTGGTCGCCGTACCCGCGAAGGGGCGGATCATCCGGGCGCTGGGCTTCGGCGTCGTCGCGATGAGCGTCGTCAACGGGCTCTACATCGTCGCCGAGGGCGGGGGTCTGGGCGCGGTCACCGTCGCCGACGGCGTCGCGTTCGGGGCACTCGCCGCCCTGGTCGGCGGCGTGCTGCTGGTCGTCGGCGCCAACGCGGGCGGGATCGAGCCCCAGCCGGTGTGGACCTGGCGGCTCAACGCCTGGGTCGAGCGGGCCCTGCTGATCGTGATCTTCCTGCTGCTGCTCCTGCTCGTCGCCGCCGTGCTCACCAGCGGTGGCCAGGGCGGCGGCGCGAGCTACGCGGGCGCGATCTTCCTGTCCTTCCTCGGCGCGGTCGGCGGGCTGATGGCCGCGCTGTCGGCGTCGGGCCTGTTCGGGTGGATCACCGCGCTGACCGAGCGGCACCGCATCTACAGCGTCCTGCTCCTGCTGGTCACGGCGCTGCTGCTGCCGCTGACGTCGGCGGGCACCGAGTACTGGATGACGGTCGCGGCCACCATCGGTGTGTACGCGGCCACCGCGATCGGGCTCAACATCGTCGTCGGCCTCGCGGGCCTGCTCGACCTCGGCTACGTCGCGTTCCTGGGCATCGGCGCGTTCGTCGCGGCGAACCTGTCCGGGGCGGCGGCGTCGCAGATCGGGATCACGCTCCCGTTCCCGCTCGTCATGATCATCTCGGCGATCGTGGCCGGGATCTTCGGCGCGATCGTCGGGTCGCCGACGCTGCGCGTGCGCGGTGACTACCTGGCGATCGTGACGCTGGCGTTCGGCGAGATCTTCGTCCGCAGCGCGCAGAACAACATCGGCGGTCTGACGGGTGGCTCGAACGCCATCCCCAACATCCCGCCGGTGTCGTTGTTCGGCAACGACTTCAACGAGGGACTGGAGATCGGCGGGCTGGAGCTGCCGCCGGGCTTCCTCTACTACGTCCTGATCGTGCTGATCATCTCCGCGGTGATGGTGGTGTTCGCGAACCTCAAGTTCTCCCGGCTCGGCCGGGCGTGGATCGCGATCCGCGAGGACGAGGACGCCGCCCGGGCCATGGGCATCCGCACCGGTCCGATCAAGATCCTGGCGTTCCTCATCGGGGCGATGTTGGCCGGGCTGGCCGGGGCGTTCTACGCCCACAAGCTCGGCACGGTGTCCTACGAGAGCTTCCGGTTCCTGGAGTCGGTGACGCTGCTCGCCGCCGTCATCCTCGGCGGCATGGGTACCATCCCCGGTGCCGTGCTCGGGGCGTCGGTGCTGTTCGTGCTCCCGGAGAAGCTCCGCGAGTTCTCCGAGTACCGGCTCCTGCTGTTCGGCATCGCGCTCGTGCTCATCATGCGGTTCCGTCCGCAGGGGATCGTGCCCGACGCGCACCGCCGCGCCGAGCTGGCCCCGGAGACGGACCCGGCGATCATCGCCGCGGAGGAGAAGGTCGCGGCCGAGGCGAAGGAGCACAAGTCGTGA
- a CDS encoding shikimate dehydrogenase produces MRRAAVLGSPVAHSLSPVLHTAAYAALGLDDWAYGRHECAEDGLASFVDGLGPEWAGLSLTMPLKRVALGVADTVSELAAATGAANTLVLRDGRRFADNTDVAGIVAALGPVTGRAVVLGAGGTAQAALAALRELGIGDVTVLVRSAARAGDLRAAAQRLGVDPLVDDALADPARTSAVLERADVVVSTLPKGAADDLSGAAGVVLDVVYAPWPTAFAATAQAAGARVVSGLEMLLHQAVAQVELMTGHPGPVDAMRAALDDAVAARAS; encoded by the coding sequence GTGAGGCGCGCCGCCGTCCTCGGCTCCCCCGTCGCCCACTCCCTGTCCCCCGTCCTGCACACCGCGGCCTACGCGGCGCTCGGCCTCGACGACTGGGCCTACGGCCGCCACGAGTGCGCCGAGGACGGGTTGGCCTCCTTCGTCGACGGGCTCGGCCCCGAGTGGGCGGGCCTGTCGCTGACGATGCCGCTCAAGCGCGTGGCGCTGGGCGTGGCCGACACCGTGTCCGAGCTGGCCGCCGCCACCGGTGCGGCCAACACCCTGGTCCTGCGCGACGGGCGGCGCTTCGCCGACAACACCGACGTCGCGGGCATCGTCGCCGCGCTGGGGCCGGTCACGGGGCGCGCGGTCGTCCTCGGGGCGGGCGGCACGGCGCAGGCCGCGCTGGCGGCGCTGCGCGAGCTGGGGATCGGCGACGTCACCGTGCTCGTCCGCTCGGCCGCGCGGGCCGGGGACCTGCGGGCGGCGGCGCAGCGGCTCGGCGTCGACCCCCTCGTCGACGACGCCCTGGCCGATCCGGCCCGGACGAGCGCCGTGCTGGAGCGGGCCGACGTGGTCGTCTCGACGCTGCCGAAGGGTGCCGCCGACGACCTGAGCGGCGCCGCGGGCGTCGTGCTCGACGTCGTCTACGCGCCGTGGCCCACCGCGTTCGCGGCGACGGCGCAGGCGGCGGGCGCCCGGGTCGTCAGCGGGCTGGAGATGCTGCTGCACCAGGCCGTCGCGCAGGTGGAGCTGATGACCGGCCACCCCGGACCCGTCGACGCCATGCGCGCCGCCCTGGACGACGCGGTGGCCGCCCGTGCCTCCTGA
- a CDS encoding aspartate/glutamate racemase family protein: MQHETGAATPPDPAGGIGVIVPFDFALDRELWRWVPEPVELHLTRTPFVPSPVTAEMARAISDPGPVRSATRDLLQPGTRIVAYACTSGSFVDGVAGEHALLDVMHEAGARHALTTAGALVSALGAVGASRVAIVTPYVDSLTDLLGAFLAAHGITSTSAVGLGLLGQIWRVSYEEVVAAARAADRPDAEAVFISCTNLATYDVIAPLERELGKPVLTANQVTMWAALQAIGVPALGPGQRLIAGDAARGPHLRAVPDPAPRLGPGGSAALHRVRVRLPDEAGALARLAESVASAGGNIVAFSVHGQDSESVVDELVVGGASDRDLLAGAVRAAVGRAAGAVLVTEADPHDLVDGQTRALDLAAQAVQNGDPASALGALLHADSVEVVDDEPDPDPHVLAVPGPADGWLVARRAWAPFTVTEVARAEAFVRALTALTAVAP, translated from the coding sequence ATGCAGCACGAGACCGGCGCGGCCACGCCGCCCGACCCGGCCGGGGGGATCGGCGTCATCGTCCCCTTCGACTTCGCCCTCGACCGCGAGCTGTGGCGCTGGGTGCCCGAACCCGTCGAGCTCCACCTGACGCGGACGCCGTTCGTCCCGTCGCCGGTCACGGCGGAGATGGCGCGCGCGATCAGCGACCCGGGACCGGTGCGCAGCGCCACCCGCGACCTGCTCCAGCCCGGCACCCGGATCGTCGCCTACGCGTGCACCTCGGGCAGCTTCGTCGACGGCGTCGCGGGCGAGCACGCCCTGCTCGACGTCATGCACGAGGCCGGTGCGCGGCACGCGCTCACCACCGCGGGGGCGCTGGTCTCCGCGCTCGGGGCGGTCGGGGCGAGCCGGGTGGCGATCGTGACGCCGTACGTCGACTCGCTCACCGACCTGCTCGGCGCGTTCCTCGCCGCGCACGGCATCACCTCGACGTCGGCGGTCGGGCTCGGCCTGCTCGGCCAGATCTGGCGCGTGTCCTACGAGGAGGTGGTCGCCGCCGCCCGCGCGGCCGACCGTCCCGACGCCGAGGCCGTGTTCATCTCCTGCACCAACCTCGCCACCTACGACGTCATCGCGCCGCTGGAGCGCGAGCTCGGCAAGCCCGTGCTCACCGCGAACCAGGTGACGATGTGGGCGGCGCTGCAGGCGATCGGCGTGCCTGCGCTCGGTCCCGGGCAGCGCCTGATCGCCGGGGACGCCGCCCGCGGCCCGCACCTGCGCGCCGTCCCGGACCCGGCGCCGCGGCTCGGTCCCGGCGGGTCGGCCGCGCTGCACCGGGTCCGCGTGCGGCTGCCCGACGAGGCCGGGGCGCTGGCGCGGCTCGCGGAGTCCGTCGCGTCGGCCGGGGGCAACATCGTGGCGTTCTCGGTGCACGGGCAGGACTCGGAGTCGGTCGTCGACGAACTGGTGGTCGGCGGGGCGTCCGACCGCGACCTGCTCGCCGGGGCGGTCCGCGCGGCCGTCGGACGGGCGGCGGGGGCGGTGCTGGTCACCGAGGCCGATCCGCACGACCTCGTCGACGGCCAGACCCGCGCCCTCGACCTCGCCGCCCAGGCCGTGCAGAACGGCGACCCCGCCTCCGCGCTGGGTGCCCTGCTGCACGCCGACTCCGTGGAGGTCGTCGACGACGAGCCGGACCCCGATCCGCATGTGCTCGCCGTACCGGGCCCGGCCGACGGCTGGCTGGTCGCGCGCCGGGCGTGGGCCCCGTTCACCGTCACCGAGGTGGCGCGGGCGGAGGCGTTCGTGCGAGCGCTCACGGCCCTGACGGCGGTGGCACCGTGA
- a CDS encoding class I SAM-dependent methyltransferase, whose protein sequence is MTDAVFPPGFFDRADPSPDAGFYGPPRLVTHIDDRAIAAVGALYAELGLDGEVLDLCSSWISHFPDPPRRLVGLGMNAAELAANPALAERVVRDLNTDPSLPFPDASFDDAVCCVSVDYLVDPVAVFREIARVLRPGGRFVVTFSNRCFPTKAIRGWLGTDDEGRLEIVNAFFVVSEGFGEVRGQLRTPPGRGDPLYAVWAERR, encoded by the coding sequence GTGACCGACGCCGTGTTCCCGCCGGGCTTCTTCGACCGCGCCGACCCCTCCCCCGACGCCGGGTTCTACGGTCCGCCGCGGCTCGTCACGCACATCGACGACAGGGCGATCGCCGCGGTCGGGGCGCTGTACGCCGAGCTGGGGCTCGACGGCGAGGTGCTCGACCTGTGCTCGTCGTGGATCTCGCACTTCCCGGACCCGCCGCGCCGGCTCGTCGGCCTCGGCATGAACGCGGCGGAGCTGGCGGCGAACCCGGCGCTCGCCGAGCGCGTCGTGCGCGACCTCAACACCGACCCGTCCCTCCCTTTCCCCGACGCCTCCTTCGACGACGCCGTCTGCTGCGTCTCCGTCGACTACCTCGTCGACCCGGTCGCCGTGTTCCGGGAGATCGCGCGGGTGCTGCGACCCGGAGGGCGGTTCGTGGTGACCTTCTCCAACCGGTGCTTCCCCACCAAGGCGATCCGCGGCTGGCTCGGCACGGACGACGAGGGCCGTCTGGAGATCGTCAACGCGTTCTTCGTGGTGTCCGAGGGGTTCGGCGAGGTGCGCGGGCAGCTCCGGACCCCACCGGGCCGCGGCGACCCCCTCTACGCCGTCTGGGCCGAGCGCCGCTAG
- a CDS encoding SDR family NAD(P)-dependent oxidoreductase, with protein sequence MGTVLVLGGRSEIGLEVARRLAPGSTVVLAARRSADLDDGPLLAAGAVAVDKVEFDADDLAGQRAVLDAVVAAHGSLDTVVVAFGILGEQARAEREVEHALAVVHTDYVAHVAVLTHLASVLRAQGSGDIVVFSSVAGARVRRANYVYGSAKAGLDGFASGLADALHGSGVRLLLVRPGFVIGRMTQGMSPAPFSSTPAQVAAATVRALRSGRGEVWVPAVLQPVFGLLRHAPRALWRRMPR encoded by the coding sequence ATGGGGACGGTGCTGGTGCTCGGTGGTCGCAGCGAGATCGGGCTGGAGGTCGCGCGTCGGCTCGCGCCCGGGTCCACGGTGGTGCTCGCGGCGCGGCGCTCCGCCGACCTCGACGACGGGCCCCTGCTGGCCGCGGGCGCGGTGGCCGTGGACAAGGTGGAGTTCGACGCCGACGACCTCGCGGGCCAGCGAGCCGTCCTCGACGCGGTGGTGGCGGCGCACGGGAGCCTCGACACCGTCGTCGTCGCGTTCGGGATCCTGGGAGAGCAGGCGCGCGCGGAGCGGGAGGTCGAGCACGCGCTGGCCGTCGTGCACACCGACTACGTCGCGCACGTCGCCGTGCTCACCCACCTCGCGTCCGTGCTGCGCGCGCAGGGGAGCGGGGACATCGTCGTGTTCTCCTCGGTCGCCGGAGCCCGGGTGCGCCGCGCCAACTACGTGTACGGGTCGGCGAAGGCGGGCCTCGACGGGTTCGCCTCGGGCCTCGCCGACGCCCTGCACGGCTCCGGCGTCCGGCTGCTGCTCGTCCGTCCGGGTTTCGTGATCGGGCGGATGACGCAGGGCATGTCGCCCGCCCCGTTCTCCTCCACGCCTGCGCAGGTCGCCGCCGCCACCGTCCGCGCGCTGCGCTCGGGCCGCGGCGAGGTGTGGGTACCGGCGGTGCTGCAGCCCGTCTTCGGCCTGCTCCGGCACGCCCCGCGCGCGCTGTGGCGGCGGATGCCGCGCTAG
- a CDS encoding class I SAM-dependent DNA methyltransferase, translated as MTLPPDWTHWRDQVDLDGYDERWARIEAEGGNPHGEADLVRSLGPRSVLDGGCGTGRVGIELARHGIAVLGVDPDPDMVAAAREKAPGVEWLELDLADLDRPERFDVAVLAGNVIPYATRRAEVVAGCARHLVAGGRLVAGFQLQDGWPTLAEYDGWCAAAGLSPHARWSTWDRLPYEGGDYVVAVHVRAGVAAADVSACGSGSAPSPSTGRPPGHPG; from the coding sequence GTGACCCTGCCTCCGGACTGGACGCACTGGCGGGACCAGGTCGACCTCGACGGCTACGACGAGCGCTGGGCCCGCATCGAGGCCGAGGGCGGCAACCCGCACGGCGAGGCCGACCTCGTGCGCTCGCTCGGCCCCCGGTCGGTCCTCGACGGCGGCTGCGGCACCGGCCGCGTCGGCATCGAGCTGGCCCGGCACGGGATCGCGGTGCTCGGCGTCGACCCCGACCCGGACATGGTCGCCGCGGCCCGGGAGAAGGCGCCCGGCGTCGAGTGGCTGGAGCTCGACCTCGCCGACCTCGACCGCCCCGAGCGGTTCGACGTCGCCGTGCTGGCCGGCAACGTGATCCCGTACGCCACCCGCCGGGCCGAGGTGGTGGCCGGGTGCGCGCGGCACCTCGTCGCGGGCGGGCGGCTGGTCGCGGGCTTCCAGCTCCAGGACGGCTGGCCGACCCTGGCCGAGTACGACGGCTGGTGCGCCGCGGCCGGGCTGAGCCCGCACGCGCGCTGGTCCACCTGGGACCGCCTCCCCTACGAGGGCGGTGACTACGTGGTCGCCGTGCACGTGCGCGCCGGGGTCGCGGCGGCCGACGTCAGCGCCTGCGGATCCGGATCGGCCCCTTCGCCGTCGACGGGTCGACCACCCGGCCACCCTGGGTGA
- a CDS encoding ANTAR domain-containing response regulator: MTQSISEESSPAAETTGLRVLVVEDEALIRLDLTEMLREEGYVVAGEAGDGEQAVKLARELTPDLVIMDVKMPKVDGIAAAGEIVGERIAPVVMLTAFSQRELIEQARDAGAMAYLVKPFARHELVPAIELAVSRFAEKKALEDEVATLTDRLETRKLVDRAKGLLMSRQSMSEPDAFRWIQRTAMDRRTTMKAVAEAVVDGLNPPRA, encoded by the coding sequence GTGACCCAGTCGATTTCCGAGGAGAGCAGCCCCGCGGCCGAGACCACAGGTCTGCGCGTGCTGGTGGTCGAGGACGAGGCGCTGATCCGCCTCGACCTCACGGAGATGCTGCGCGAGGAGGGCTACGTCGTCGCGGGTGAGGCGGGCGACGGGGAGCAGGCGGTCAAGCTGGCCCGCGAGCTCACGCCGGACCTCGTGATCATGGACGTCAAGATGCCGAAGGTCGACGGCATCGCCGCGGCCGGCGAGATCGTGGGGGAGCGCATCGCCCCCGTCGTGATGCTCACGGCGTTCAGCCAGCGCGAGCTCATCGAGCAGGCGCGTGACGCCGGCGCGATGGCGTACCTGGTGAAGCCGTTCGCGCGGCACGAGCTCGTGCCCGCGATCGAGCTGGCGGTGTCCCGGTTCGCGGAGAAGAAGGCGCTCGAGGACGAGGTCGCCACGCTGACCGACCGGCTGGAGACGCGCAAGCTCGTCGACCGCGCCAAGGGCCTGCTCATGAGCCGCCAGTCGATGTCCGAGCCCGACGCGTTCCGCTGGATCCAGCGCACCGCGATGGACCGGCGCACCACGATGAAGGCCGTCGCCGAGGCGGTCGTCGACGGTCTCAACCCGCCGCGCGCCTGA
- a CDS encoding DUF309 domain-containing protein codes for MTTRDRDDAGRARSARPRDAAGRPLPHGADGVERVPEDLVLTADEAVTEAQRLLDAGLPFGAHEVLEGAWKAAAAPERELWRGLAQVAVGLTHAQRGNARGAVALLERGADHVRRWVGDTPAGLDLPGLVAHADALAARIADGAAPSETDLRPHLRPPT; via the coding sequence ATGACGACCCGTGACCGCGACGACGCCGGGAGGGCCCGCAGCGCGCGGCCCCGGGACGCGGCCGGCCGGCCACTGCCGCACGGGGCCGACGGCGTGGAACGGGTGCCCGAGGACCTGGTGCTCACCGCCGACGAGGCCGTCACCGAGGCCCAGCGGCTGCTCGACGCCGGACTGCCCTTCGGGGCGCACGAGGTGCTGGAGGGGGCGTGGAAGGCCGCGGCGGCGCCCGAACGGGAGCTGTGGCGGGGCCTCGCCCAGGTCGCCGTCGGCCTGACCCACGCCCAGCGCGGCAACGCGCGCGGGGCCGTCGCACTGCTGGAGCGCGGAGCCGACCACGTCCGGCGCTGGGTCGGGGACACCCCCGCCGGGCTGGACCTGCCCGGCCTCGTCGCCCACGCCGACGCGCTGGCGGCGCGCATCGCGGACGGGGCGGCCCCGTCGGAGACCGACCTCCGCCCCCACCTGCGCCCACCCACCTGA
- a CDS encoding MSMEG_0570 family nitrogen starvation response protein, with the protein MLFDVRWPDGARQTFYSPSLIVREYLEAGQDYPLADFVDRVRTAMGVAEERVRAKYGMGCSMAPVAVAQVEAVQAEMAAAGLADGAVRVERFRT; encoded by the coding sequence ATGCTGTTCGACGTGCGGTGGCCCGACGGGGCGCGCCAGACGTTCTACTCGCCGTCCCTGATCGTGCGGGAGTACCTGGAGGCGGGGCAGGACTACCCGCTCGCCGACTTCGTCGACCGCGTCCGCACGGCGATGGGCGTCGCCGAGGAGCGGGTTCGCGCGAAGTACGGGATGGGGTGCTCGATGGCCCCGGTCGCGGTGGCGCAGGTCGAGGCGGTGCAGGCCGAGATGGCCGCGGCCGGGCTCGCCGACGGCGCCGTGCGGGTCGAGCGGTTCCGGACGTGA
- a CDS encoding branched-chain amino acid ABC transporter substrate-binding protein: MSRRRAVVTAAILAGALVLSACGTNREEGGGAAAGACDTSKGTLVVGLVAPLSGPLSALGLGMQNSADLAVDQANQNCTVPGYALRLQAEDDQSMPAIAANAATRLASDPNVVGVVGTLNSSTAQTVQPILQQRGIVQVSPANTNPTLTQGEAYETAPARPFENYFRVATTDAVQGPFGAQYLVTTAGKKSIAVIDDGKTYGAGLAAAFAAEAERLGATIVAREKVGENDTDFSGVVTTIRALNPDAVYYGGEYPAAGPLSAQILAGGLDIPVMGGDALINAEYVPLGGRVGDLGTSVGAPAEDLESAKQFIADYAAANYVEGYETYGALTYDSANIIINSLVTALGDGDWSEDTRAAVVSAVQATDFEGAAGPVTFDEFGDTTNKLLTVYTVEGDAFVPLETGTFEG, encoded by the coding sequence ATGAGTCGGAGGCGCGCAGTCGTCACCGCCGCGATCCTCGCCGGAGCGCTTGTGCTCTCGGCATGCGGTACCAACCGGGAAGAGGGTGGCGGCGCCGCCGCGGGGGCCTGCGACACGAGCAAGGGCACCCTGGTGGTCGGTCTCGTCGCCCCCCTGTCCGGTCCGCTCTCCGCCCTGGGTCTGGGGATGCAGAACTCGGCCGACCTCGCGGTCGACCAGGCCAACCAGAACTGCACCGTCCCGGGCTACGCCCTGCGGCTGCAGGCCGAGGACGACCAGTCGATGCCGGCCATCGCGGCCAACGCGGCCACGCGCCTCGCGTCGGACCCCAACGTCGTCGGCGTCGTCGGCACGCTGAACTCCTCGACCGCCCAGACGGTGCAGCCGATCCTGCAGCAGCGCGGCATCGTGCAGGTCTCGCCGGCCAACACCAACCCCACCCTGACCCAGGGTGAGGCGTACGAGACGGCCCCGGCCCGCCCGTTCGAGAACTACTTCCGCGTCGCCACCACCGACGCCGTGCAGGGCCCGTTCGGTGCCCAGTACCTCGTCACCACCGCGGGCAAGAAGTCCATCGCGGTCATCGACGACGGCAAGACCTACGGCGCCGGCCTCGCCGCCGCGTTCGCCGCCGAGGCCGAGCGACTGGGTGCCACGATCGTCGCCCGCGAGAAGGTCGGCGAGAACGACACCGACTTCTCCGGCGTCGTCACCACGATCCGCGCCCTGAACCCGGACGCGGTCTACTACGGCGGCGAGTACCCCGCCGCGGGCCCGCTGTCGGCGCAGATCCTCGCCGGTGGACTGGACATCCCGGTCATGGGCGGCGACGCCCTGATCAACGCCGAGTACGTCCCGCTGGGCGGCCGGGTCGGCGACCTGGGCACCAGCGTCGGCGCACCGGCCGAGGACCTGGAGAGCGCCAAGCAGTTCATCGCCGACTACGCGGCGGCCAACTACGTCGAGGGCTACGAGACCTACGGCGCGCTGACCTACGACTCGGCGAACATCATCATCAACTCCCTGGTCACGGCCCTGGGCGACGGTGACTGGTCCGAGGACACCCGCGCCGCGGTCGTCTCCGCGGTGCAGGCCACCGACTTCGAGGGCGCGGCGGGTCCCGTCACGTTCGACGAGTTCGGCGACACGACCAACAAGCTGCTGACGGTATACACGGTCGAGGGCGACGCGTTCGTCCCGCTGGAGACGGGCACCTTCGAGGGCTGA
- a CDS encoding DUF3253 domain-containing protein translates to MPPEPKACVACGRRITWRKKWERDWADVRHCSAGCRRRGVSDVDRDLETAITDLLGARSGTICPSEAARKVAPDDWRELMEPARRAARRLVEAGEVEITQGGRVVDPSTAKGPIRIRRR, encoded by the coding sequence GTGCCTCCTGAGCCCAAGGCGTGCGTCGCCTGCGGGCGGCGGATCACCTGGCGCAAGAAGTGGGAGCGCGACTGGGCGGACGTGCGCCACTGCTCGGCCGGGTGCCGCCGCCGCGGGGTCTCCGACGTCGACCGGGACCTGGAGACGGCGATCACCGACCTGCTCGGCGCGCGGTCGGGCACCATCTGCCCGTCCGAGGCCGCCCGCAAGGTCGCCCCAGACGACTGGCGCGAGCTGATGGAGCCTGCCCGGCGCGCCGCGCGGCGGCTCGTGGAGGCGGGCGAGGTGGAGATCACCCAGGGTGGCCGGGTGGTCGACCCGTCGACGGCGAAGGGGCCGATCCGGATCCGCAGGCGCTGA